Genomic window (Penaeus vannamei isolate JL-2024 chromosome 22, ASM4276789v1, whole genome shotgun sequence):
TGTTTAACGGGTCATTCTTTAGCAAACTTTATCCTGTTTCGGGCTATAACATAATTTTCacgacctcttctccctctctttcgaagGTTTACATCATCGGTCCCTTTGATCAACTTTCCTTTACATCAAGAATCCCTCTCCCATTATAAACACCATTCGCATTTCGCCCCTTGTCgtaaagatgagaaggagagaaagagagaaagagagagatagagagagagagagagagagagagagagagagatgggggggggaagggtgaggaggagagagaggaagggagagagagagagagagaggggggggggaaagagagagagtgaggtagggagggagggagagagagagagagagagagagaaaaagagatagaacggagagagagaggggggggggggtggagggggagagaaagagagaaggagagagagagagagagagatgggggggaagggagagaaagagagagggagggggaaggaagaggaagagagggagggagagagagagagagagagagagagatggggggaggggagagaaagagagagggggagggagagagagagagggaggggggagggagagaaagagagagagagagagagggaggagagagagagagtgagggaggggaagggagagaaagagagagagggagggagggagaagaagagaggaagggaggggaagggagagagagagagagagagggggaacgagagagagagagagagagagagagagagagagagagaaaggattactgacattgtcatcatcatcactatcattattgttatcattgtcattatgatgataatgatgagaataagcctattattattattactattatcattatctttgtcctcattatcattattaatactatcattatcattaatggttatgattatttttataattgttattatccttatcattattattatctttgttattattattattattattattattattattattattattattattattattattattattattattactactattatcattattattattactatcattattattattattattattattattattattattattattattattattattattattattattattattattattattattattgttatcattatcataattattatcattattattattattattattattattattattgttattatcattattactattattattatcatttactattattactattatttatcattattattattatcatcattattatctttatcattatcgtcatcatcaccagcatcatcatcattatcgttattattattatcatgattatcattactattattttcatcataatcattaactttAACATTTATACcgcaatcattattttcatcaattgtaatcatagtagtagcagaagtaatgataatgataataatgataaaaatgatgataacaataaaaataataatagtagtaacaataatgataataataatgatgatgataataataataataacaataataataacaataataatgataataacaatagtaataatgataataataatgataataatagcaataatagtaataataatactaatgataataatagtaataataataacaatggtaacagtaatagtgatatataaaagtgataatgatcatgatgataatagtaataataatgataatatcaataaaaatcactactatcatcattattgtttttatcattttcactatcatcattattattatcattattatcatcatcataattatcacattatcatcattgttattgttgtaattatttttacattttcattatcaccattattatcattgccattattatcctcatcattcccattttcaatatcaattgttatcatcatcatcttttctctaACTCTTCTACCAGCACAATCTCTTCGaatactctctatctatttatctatctctctatatatctattcatctgtgtatctgcttatatgtttatctctctctctctctctctctctctctctctctctctctctctctctctctctctctctctctatatatatatatatatatatatatatatatatatatatatatatatatatatatatatatatatatatatatatatagtctatctccttacctatctatctatctatcagtctttccaTCACCTAGTCACCCACCTCCGTACAAGCCTATCTATCATCATGCTTAcctgtccctctatctatcttaacATCTATCTTTCCTGCCACCCTTTCTATCGCAACTTCTACCACAGTAATCTTTCCAGCAGAAGCTCACATGTCCCACACGTTAGTGCTCTGTGGCAGACGACCAaaagtgctagagagagagagagagtgagaaggagagagaaaagatgaagtcCAGTCATAGACCAAGTCCAGACACAAAGTCCAGTCACAGATGAAGTCCAAAGTCAAGCCACAGACAAAATCCAGCCACAAAGTCCAGTCACAGACAAAGTCCAGTCACAGATGAAGTCCAGCCACAGACAAAGTCCAATCACAGACCAAGTCCAGATACAAAGTCAAGCCACAAAGTCCAAAGTCAAGTAACAGCCAAAGTCAAGCCACAGACAAAGTCCAATCACAGATAAAGTCCAGTCACAGACCAAGTCTAGAGACAAAGTCAAGTAACAGACTAAGTCCTGCCACAGACAAAGTCCAAAGTCAAGCCACAGATAAAGCCCAGCCACAGACAAAATCCAGCCACAAACATAGTCTGGCCTCAGATAAGTCCAGCCATACATGTCAAGCCACAAAGTCTAGCCACAAACATAGTCCAACCACAGACACAATTCAGCCACTGACAAAGTCCAGCTAAAGTCCAAAGTAAAACCACAAACACAGACGATGTCTTTCTATAGACACAGTTCAACCACAGACAAAGTCCAAAGTCAAGCCACAGACAAAATCTAACCACAGACAAAGTCCGGTCACAGACTAAGTCCAGACACAAAGTCCAGCCACAGACTAAGTCCAGACACAAAGTCCAGCCACAGACTAAGTCTAGCCACAGACACAATCAAGCCACAGACAAAGTCCAGCCCCAGACACAGTCCAGCCACAGACACAGTCCAGAAGCAAACGAAGTCCTTACACAGCCACAGTCTAGCCACAGACAGAGAGTAAGTCCAGACACAGACAAAGTCCGGACATAGACACAGTCtagccacagacacagacaaagtccAGACACAGCCACAGTCTAGccacagacagagagtaagaccAGCCCCAGACAACCAACCAGAGACACAGTCCAGCCACAAACAAAGTCCAGACATAAACAAAGTTCAGACACAGACAAAGTCTAGCCACAAACAAAGTCCAGACACAGACAAAATCCAACCGCAGACAAAGTCTAGCCACAGACACAGGCAAAGTCCAACCCCAAACAAAGTCCAACCCCAAACAAAGTCCAACCCCAGACAAAGTCCAGCCACAAACAAAGTCCAACCCCAGACAAAGTCCAGCCACAAACAAAGTCCAACCCCAGACAAAGTCCAGCCACAAACAAAGTCCAACCCCAGACAAAGTCCAACCCCAGACAAAGTCCAGCCACAAACAAAGTCCAACCCCAGACAAAGTCCAACCCCAAACAAAGTCCAACCCCAGACAAAGTCCAGCCACAAACAAAGTCCAACCCCAGACAAAGTCCAACCCCAGACAAAGTCCAGCCACAAACAAAGGCCAACCCCAGACAAAGTCCAACCCCAGACAAAGTCCAGACACAAACAAAGTCCAGACACAGACAAAGTCCAGCCACAAACAAATTCCAGACACAGACAAAGTCCAGCCACAAACAAAGTCTAGACACAGACATAGTCCAGCCGCAGACACAGTCCAGCCACAAACAAAGTCCAGCCACAGACAAAGTCCAACCCCTGACAAAGTCCAGACACAAACAAAGTCCAGACACAGACAAAGTCCAGCCACAAACAAAGTCCAGACACAGACAAAGTCCAGCCACAAACAAAGTCCAGACACAGACATAGTCCAGCCGCAGACACAGTCCAGCCACAAACAAAGTCCAGCCACAGACAAAGTCCAGACACAAACAAAGTCCAGACACAGACAAAGTCGAGCCATAAAGTCCAGCCACAGACAAAATCCAACCGCAGACAAAGTCCAACCCCTGACAAAGTCCAGACACTGACACAGTCTagccacagacacagacgcagtcCAGCCACAAAGCCCAGCCACAGACAAAATCCAACCGCAGACAAAGTCCAGCCGCAGCCACCGCCAAGCCAGAGCCATCTCACGCCGTGCCTCTGATGCTTCCCCTGTTCCTTGAACATCCGACCTCGCACTCCAAttcttaatataattataaagtGAGACCTAACACTATTCCACAGGACAGGGATGGTCTATATAAGTCTCTTTATTAATTCCGATATTGATAGAAGGGATGATAATGGCATAGCGGATATGATTGATACTTGATATATATAGCCATAGACACCAAACACTCTTTTTTTCAGNNNNNNNNNNNNNNNNNNNNNNNNNNNNNNNNNNNNNNNNNNNNNNNNNNNNNNNNNNNNNNNNNNNNNNNNNNNNNNNNNNNNNNNNNNNNNNNNNNNNNNNNNNNNNNNNNNNNNNNNNNNNNNNNNNNNNNNNNNNNNNNNNNNNNNNNNNNNNNNNNNNNNNNNNNNNNNNNNNNNNNNNNNNNNNNNNNNNNNNNNNNNNNNNNNNNNNNNNNNNNNNNNNNNNNNNNNNNNNNNNNNNNNNNNNNNNNNNNNNNNNNNNNNNNNNNNNNNNNNNNNNNNNNNNNNNNNNNNNNNNNNNNNNNNNNNNNNNNNNNNNNNNNNNNNNNNNNNNNNNNNNNNNNNNNNNNNNNNNNNNNNNNNNNNNNNNNNNNNNNNNNNNNNNNNNNNNNNNNNNNNNNNNNNNNNNNNNNNNNNNNNNNNNNNNNNNNNNNNNNNNNNNNNNNNNNNNNNNNNNNNNNNNNNNNNNNNNNNNNNNNNNNNNNNNNNNNNNNNNNTAAATTATTcataccatcattcttattatcatcattatgcataCAAAAAATTATTCAAGAAGTAAATAGGGTAAAGGATATATGCAGTACCAGTTTcaagattatatattatatttcattcagATCATATAGAAAATCCATATACTTTTATGGATAAACCAAATAAAGTCAATCTCAAGAAAAACACTTAACAACTTTAAAATCATCAATTTGAAAACTTTCTTAAATGTaccaatataaacaaaataaaattcttGGCAAAATTTCTAATGAACGTATATCAATTACAAAATTACTTTCTTAATTTTCCTacccatttctctttatttacctaATCCCTGAAAGACATTAccaatgataattagtataaaaCCATATTAACAAATGAAAGGAAACACATTCAAATTCTCTTTTTCACATTATCCTTAAACACTAATTTCTTTTATAAGGCACAAAGCCATGGAAGAAAATCTACATCAACGGCTTATCACTTGTAGGCTCGCTTTACTCAATACATCCAGACATTATCACCGGAAATACAAATTCCTTGTCTCCAAAGAACAATCCATTCAAGAGATATACAACAGAAAATAATAGTGTAGGAACCAACTTCAGATCAGGTTGAATTAAGTAACATGATACTACCACTGTTACTATGAATATGTATTGTGAAACCTGTAACATTAGTCAATACTGAGAGAATTTAAAAGTATGGAAACATCTTAAAACATTTCATGGGAGCTTTTTGTTTAGGTTTCGACTTGTGATCTTCAAAGAGTATGAAATCTGCATTAAAATTACATGGGAACAGAAGACCGGTGAAATCATTAATTATTCAACAAGACCTTCAGGTAAGTACAAGAAATGATGCAGAATTTACAAAAGTAGTATCATTAAATTactaactaaaaaaatatatcttgtgTTTGAACAGAATACTTAACAAATGAAAATACACTGAGATATAACAGTAAATATCTGTCTGTGATACCAatatgcaatacatacatacatacaaatctatatgCATACTGTATCTGTTATACCAAATGTAATACTGACTGCTCATACAATACTAAAAACAAACAGTAAAATGATAtgttattaaatatattttttttaatcccccATGGGATCGGAATTAAAAGTATTTCAaatattcttaattttttctgAATTATGTATAGTATCACAATGCATTATGATACAATACAGATGAATAAATCATACATATTAGGTacatctttcacatatatattagTCAAATAATCTAttattaaattctctctctcaaaccaatTTCATTAGGGCATCTTAATTGGGGAAAAAAGTAAACATGCGAGTGTATCAACAGATAGTAAATCGTTTTTAAAAAAGTAATTTCATTTATAACTTCACCGGGATAAAAGCTAAAACACTGCTGCCTCTTCTTAGGCATGCTGTCATACCACCACATTCCTCAAGCAAAAGTGCtgaagagcgtgtgtgtgtgtgttcatgtgcccTCACCCCATCTGTGTAAAATTATCACATTTCTTACCCATATGTTTTTCTCACTCACAGGCATTGTCAACCTTATAATTAAACACTAATCATAAGCTACTGAGAATTAaagatttttatataaaaatacaatgcaaatatatatatatatatatatatatatatatatatatatatatatatatatatatatatatatatatatatatatatatatatatggattcaaGTCAAGCAAATACTAAAATCTTTTAATACCACAATCAAAAATCATGATGttcaaaaaatatattacaaattaAAAGTTCGAACAGAACCTCACACAACTTTTACTTCATCCACTTACTCCCTTCACTATCTAGCTTTGAGCAAATTTCACTCTTCGTAAAACACTAAAATACACTCATATTATCCttgatatttatataagtatatgtgtattaaaagtagaaaaaaagaaatccattCAAGGACAAgacaagaataaaatatatacataaaaatggataaaaacaGTTTACATTCGCTCATGCAAAAAGCAGACAAAATGGAAGGATTCACATATCCGGACGTCAAGAACAACATCTGCGCACATAAAGAATTTACATTCCTCATTTGCATATTGGCACTACACTATCTGGATGAAGTATATGTTGAATGCCTAAAGTAAAAGCCAGGCCAAAGGCAAACATTCCCACAACAATGTACGCAGCCGCTACCAGGAACAAAGTTACATTTCGGCTTCGGCTCGCTGTTCCATTGATTTCCATGTCGGCCAATACAAGCTGCACCATACACATACCTATTGGAGAAATTAATTAGTGAATTGTTTTCACACTAAAGACTAGATATTTTTTTACAATGTTTTCAGTCTTCTTATAACTGATTTTAAAATTATTGCAGAAGCTGTTCTTCCTCTACTAAAAAGCCTTTATCTATAGCTTTCTCTTAAACCCTTAAATATGAATTACTCTAGAAAAGAAGATTAATAAGAAGGGAATTGTCCATTATACAATAATAAGTGGACTTCTTATCAATTGGGTTTATACATTCAATAACTTTGGTATTAGGGCTTAAATATCAATGATTTTAATATTCATGTACATAATAATTCCCTCAAGTCAACCATAGTTTTAGTATTAAAGTACACACTATAATTAAAATACACTGCTGTAAAATCAAATAGTCAACATATAAGAACCCATAATGATTCAACAGGCAGTCAATGATATGGATAAAAggcagtgaaaaaaaaattaaataaaaatatttcacaGGTCACACTGCATTTCTTGCAAATATCAACACATTAGCAAAACTATGAAATACAGAATCAATAACTACTACATCAAATTAACCCATCCAAGCCTGTAATATATACAAACAGCTCTTGCCATTTCACAAAATACAAAGAATCTTACCGGGGAAGACAAAGATGAATATTGCAGCCAGACTTCCGAGGAGCTTCACAACAATGTTAATGTTTGGTGTGAAAACAGCGAATAATATGGAAGCTGCCCAGAGAAAGACGGCAATCACCTTTGgattgaaagaagagaaaatgaaactgGAGTCTCactataataaatgatatatagttCACTGACAATAATGTGTGGATTACCTGTCATTCCTGTTACATTTTGTAGTCCATTCACAATATTGTAAAGCCCTTTCCATCAATAATCTTCAAAACAGCATGCAAACTGATATAATTAATATCACATTCaactatgatataaaaaaaaactcagaaaatatttaaaataaaacacCCCCTCAAGGTTAATCCTTTGAAAATTATGACTTTGGCAGGGGATATAGAAAGAACACATTTTAGCTCTAGTGTGACTGTTcctacaaaaacaatgaaaaaaaaaacacttaaggCATGATGCCAAAAAAGCTGAAACAAAATATTTGCATCATAATCCATTAACCATTAAGCAAACTTTTCATAATCTAATTTAGTCATAACTGAATTACTGCATCATTTCCACTAGTCAAAAATTGGTTTCAATTCAACCACACTAGATTAATCTAAATTGAAGTCCTGTTCCTTGACATCCACTCATTATTCACTAACCACATAAGAGCCAAGAGACTAACCTTTCGTCTCAGTGGTTCCTTCACCGATGCTTCCGCTGGAGAGAGAGATCTCATTTGCACGTACAAATCTCCAATAGCTTCCCTGTAAGGATCATTCACAGATAATAGTGTAGGTGACTAATTTTTTTCACAGTATATTATATTCAAGCatacacttttctttctttctttcttttttgggtgtgtccaaataaagaaacaaaataaataaaaagtaaccaATAATAAGACTAAATAGATACATAATTGGACTACCTAACCTCTACTAAAAATGAAAACCTAGGCTCTTCAACCAACATCAAATGAAGACTCATTCCCAACcacattttattttcctccttgttTTTAATACTCCTACACACAgcccataaacaaacacacacacacacacacacacacacacacacacacacacacacacacacacacacacacacacacacacacacacacacacacacacacacacacaatatccaccTCACCTCACACAAAACAACAGAATGGGGTACGTCGTCCACGATTTCACAGCCAGCAAGATGTCAGCAATAAGGACCTGCGGCTCCAGAGCATCATAGGAAAGCAAGACGTCCGCGTTAACAAGAGAACCGAAAGTCAAATAACCGTAATTGGCCGATATTGTGTACACAACCAAGCACACGAAGACTGCCGATACACAGGCCTGAAAAACAGAGTAGAAATGAATAatcaatgaataacaaaataagataacTTGTATCTCACTAGTATATACTTATTGCACACAAAGTTGATATAAAAAgcagcaaataaaataaataatcaagaGCAATAATCTTTATGAATGAAACCACTAATTATAGTATATTCACATCACAAATGTAAAACTATTTTCTTTAACCCAAAGTGTTTTTCAAAATTTCCAAATTAATATGTCATATGTAACAATGTCTATTACACAAACTATACCACtcagaataatggtaatacttatgataattattacaacaataataataacaatattgcaaCTGCTGCTACTAATATTGGTACTGTTACTATTCtcatactatcattaccattatcattaaaattatcattactactacaactactacaactacaactacaactacaactacaactactacaactacaactactactactactactactactactactgctgctgctgctgctgctactactactactactactactactactactactactactactactactactactactactactactactactactactaataataataataataataataataataataataataataataacaataataataataataataaaaaataataataataataataacaataataataataataataataataataataataataataataataataataataataataataataataataataataataataataataataataataataataataataataataatattaataaaaaaaatcatcatcatcattatcattatcatcatcatcataacaataacaataacaataacaataacaataacaataacaataataataataataataataataataataataata
Coding sequences:
- the LOC138865864 gene encoding mucin-4-like; translation: MKSHRQRNTYKSHRRENGYHTHTYSRSFRRHREKHTHLNHRREHECYRYRHSRSCHRRRNEHLPQTQKRTLTTDAETNTYHRRRNEHLPQTQKRTLTTDAETNTYHRRRNEHLPQTQKRTLTTDAETNTYHRRRNEHLPQTQKRTLTTATDFNTARHIDTTKSRYKVKPQSPKSSNSQSQATDKVQSQIKSSHRPSLETKSSNRLSPATDKVQSQATDKAQPQTKSSHKHSLASDKSSHTCQATKSSHKHSPTTDTIQPLTKLSPDTKSSHRLSPDTKSSHRLSLATDTIKPQTKSSPRHSPATDTVQKQTKSLHSHSLATDREHRQSLATNKVQTQTKSNRRQSLATDTGKVQPQTKSNPKQSPTPDKVQPQTKSNPRQSPATNKVQPQTKSSHKQSPTPDKVQPQTKSSHKQSPTPDKVQPQTKSNPRQSPATNKVQPQTKSNPRQSPATNKGQPQTKSNPRQSPDTNKVQTQTKSSHKQIPDTDKVQPQTKSRHRHSPAADTVQPQTKSSHRQSPTPDKVQTQTKSRHRQSPATNKVQTQTKSSHKQSPDTDIVQPQTQSSHKQSPATDKPQTQTQSSHKAQPQTKSNRRQSPAAATAKPEPSHAVPLMLPLFLEHPTSHSNS